The Pochonia chlamydosporia 170 chromosome 1, whole genome shotgun sequence genome window below encodes:
- a CDS encoding WD domain-containing protein (similar to Neosartorya fischeri NRRL 181 XP_001259284.1), with product MSASSRNRTVMSSGKSSTARGERIQDVTTMPPVKDLKFFDPCAATASMFLYAQGASVVCSHHDTLTIERRFSRHSHPIQLLAVDNQSETGGGRLVVSYDANQLAIVWDLMTGDEVARFTSYETLTTAAWMRNGNVAFGNTQGSIILFEPTTSEHISSRTIDQIAVTALAPSADCRTFAIGYQNGSLLIANLQPRFTIMHSFSTSRAPSPIVTLAWHASSSRQKSDMLAVQTHDGDLRVWSVAKNYTSEEDVKVVRILRRRDSSVPGPNWMGWSKNGRIIQFSDSETLSWDVRTKHVTFDSIPTLEHVKGLAVYGPGATLFTVGPNGTVQQFDLNSPSIMVANVQHPITLLPPSPPNSIEEPGNKSAHSVTTIHTSESESSSVPFEVGVSESDEDQMSPFARFSRRPHLDSSGGEMSYDSGSPVSSRSGVSSLSKSSAGSRTPGHHPGSLRSRGMTENTYISAGSSLRSSTVGRKEQDNYSMGYSLPSTSGPSMTSSRSRHRPSRLRHEVPRSPDDNKVHDLFKFTRTRLSDIPYKHPMRSDNSRLTNDDLRKQMLSTIFGWHKPVEDLIRDEMSRHPAGSAGRILLAKWLGDIDADIMVGSSENMSSSDWMLLALSGIGGQQSQHKLGRAYVQRLLESGDVHVAVTIMLGMGDDNDAIEVYVSHKRYMEALILTCLTYPGVWERQAAIIRKWGEWAVQHGQQQLAIRCFACTDQESTEPWSSPSAVQLNFQSITASIPEILSPPLSPPGIQRGPQRSIAKTSALKLITSFGDQSKKSRFYSQGDGGQTPIAAGVTPIAESAISPGGYDAATAFLRPSTNSRFNTPTSARPSGSSYGRGRLPSIGEVPLDLNRETLQAAEKANQKEVRQGHLRMSSAEQDTLAAGISLQRAATASPMMMRDGYQRVVKGYEGERPPSPNQDILSRMQEARSNHRNGSRDRIPRGINLQLKPLEQQAMGEVTSPEQSVASSTRFHWPSRRRGPGSVASSITSTSSAGRSLRANQRHRDDYIHSLEAANHYSKRNRSRGGSTERARDSSRGRHGSRERRTKSREASEERGRTSARAWTKPKRSPTSPIPMSPEDLANLSTPKYFDVGDPATARKSSGTKAKTGSRTSSRGSQRRSPDGRARPAALDIRGRTHGQEDSHQRSPSSPVPLSATAALHYQGSEDEEDFKKAMQEQESFRAKHSRSASRGLNSPIVTKRERSESRRREAAEALDTLPPLVAHARAASTEHAGDLRQMKDERQRKKEQAARELEERRKSLAKRPQAPQIPHPNEINNSNLRIGVEMADPKDLDDLPPRCATEPPKSMYARSGPHIGLPATPKAMRLILEAESSSKMNIGAPEVPQIPPKYSQTESAGPSPQKEESVQPLTLLPSTVYQPPQKLAIPRSMSAPIPDEPSPNRYSRKASAGEIRGIDEVVQGGRRRSQEEPAPPPPPPAPSAPPMLKELQHLAIPPPPPPAPLPHAQRSHKGGALASGMIEIVMDEDDNAPIAAAPNDGMVPVLAPPAPPSRGHNRGRSVGDGSFTGRLSRTGERVRSASRSRKDSRASIKSPPLEIPADGAYRASMLRSPVAGVPPPMMYDPDVIRSPIESSGKHMSTGLHESEMF from the exons ATGTCTGCTTCATCGAGGAATCGCACAGTGATGAGCTCTGGAAAGTCATCTACTGCCAGAGGCGAACGAATTCAAGACGTCACCACGATGCCACCAGTAAAAGACTTGAAGTTTTTCGACCCATGCGCCGCTACGGCCTCCATGTTTCTCTATGCGCAAGGCGCCTCTGTTGTATGCTCCCACCATGACACTCTGACCATTGAGCGAAGGTTTTCAAGACATTCACATCCGATTCAATTACTTGCTGTCGATAACCAGAGTGAAACTGGTGGCGGCCGTCTTGTTGTTAGTTACGATGCCAACCAACTAGCAATTGTCTGGGATTTAATGACTGGCGATGAGGTCGCCCGATTTACATCCTATGAGACGTTAACTACTGCTGCATGGATGCGCAATGGGAATGTAGCTTTTG GAAACACGCAAGGAAGCATCATCCTTTTTGAGCCCACCACCTCAGAACATATTTCTTCAAGAACAATTGATCAAATTGCGGTTACGGCGCTAGCCCCTTCCGCTGACTGCAGAACATTCGCGATTGG GTATCAAAATGGATCTCTGCTAATAGCAAATTTGCAACCGAGATTTACCATAATGCACAGCTTTTCAACATCGAGAGCGCCGTCGCCCATAGTAACACTTGCATGGCATGCTTCCTCATCACGTCAAAAATCGgacatgttggctgtgcaaaCACATGACGGTGACCTTCGGGTTTGGAGTGTGGCAAAAAATTACACCTCTGAGGAAGACGTCAAAGTGGTGAGAATACTTCGACGCCGAGACAGCTCCGTGCCTGGACCCAACTGGATGGGTTGGTCAAAGAACGGCCGTATCATCCAGTTCTCAGACTC GGAAACCCTATCGTGGGATGTACGAACGAAACATGTTACCTTTGATTCCATTCCCACTTTGGAGCATGTGAAAGGTTTAGCGGTTTATGGCCCAGGTGCGACGCTTTTCACAGTAGGACCAAATGGGACGGTTCAGCAGTTTGATCTTAATTCGCCTTCCATCATGGTTGCAAACGTCCAACACCCCATAACACTCTTACCACCGTCGCCTCCCAACTCAATTGAAGAACCTGGTAATAAGTCGGCACATTCAGTCACTACTATCCATACGTCTGAATCAGAATCCAGCTCTGTGCCGTTTGAGGTAGGCGTTTCTGAAAGCGACGAGGACCAGATGTCACCGTTTGCTCGTTTCTCTCGCCGACCTCATCTTGACTCTTCTGGAGGTGAGATGTCTTATGATTCTGGAAGCCCGGTATCCAGTCGCAGCGGGGTGTCGTCTCTTTCCAAGTCGTCTGCTGGTTCACGGACACCAGGCCATCACCCAGGATCTTTGAGGTCTAGAGGAATGACAGAGAACACTTATATCTCTGCTGGTTCATCCCTCAGATCATCAACTGTTGGTCGAAAGGAACAGGATAATTACTCTATGGGCTATTCGCTACCTTCAACAAGCGGGCCATCCATGACATCGTCAAGGTCCAGACACAGACCGTCTCGACTAAGACACGAGGTGCCCCGAAGTCCTGACGACAACAAGGTGCATGACTTGTTTAAATTCACACGTACCCGCTTAAGCGACATTCCTTACAAGCATCCTATGCGATCTGACAACTCTCGCCTGACAAACGATGATTTGAGAAAGCAAATGCTGAGTACGATCTTTGGATGGCATAAACCGGTGGAAGACTTGATTAGGGATGAAATGAGCAGGCACCCAGCCGGCTCCGCGGGCCGTATTCTTCTAGCAAAGTGGCTTGGCGATATAGATGCCGATATTATGGTAGGCTCGTCTGAGAACATGAGCTCGTCAGACTGGATGCTACTTGCTCTGAGCGGTATCGGTGGTCAGCAGTCGCAGCACAAACTTGGGCGGGCTTATGTTCAGCGTTTGCTGGAAAGCGGTGATGTGCACGTGGCTGTTACTATTATGCTCGGCATGGGCGATGACAACGACGCCATCGAGGTTTATGTGTCTCACAAGCGCTACATGGAGGCTCTGATCCTTACCTGTCTTACATACCCGGGTGTTTGGGAACGTCAGGCTGCCATAATTCGCAAATGGGGTGAATGGGCTgtgcaacatggccagcagcaactgGCTATACGGTGCTTTGCTTGTACAGACCAGGAATCTACCGAACCCTGGAGTTCCCCTTCGGCGGTTCAGCTAAACTTCCAGAGCATCACGGCGAGCATTCCCGAGATCCTAAGCCCGCCTCTGTCGCCGCCGGGGATTCAACGAGGCCCTCAGCGCAGCATTGCCAAGACGTCTGCACTTAAGCTTATTACTTCTTTTGGTGACCAGAGCAAAAAGTCGCGATTCTATTCCCAGGGAGATGGAGGACAGACACCAATCGCGGCTGGGGTTACTCCGATTGCTGAGTCGGCCATTTCCCCAGGTGGTTATGATGCAGCCACGGCATTTTTGCGtccatcaaccaacagccGATTCAACACACCTACTTCCGCCCGACCTAGCGGTTCGAGTTATGGACGCGGCAGACTTCCGTCGATTGGAGAAGTTCCACTGGACTTGAACCGTGAGACGCTCCAAGCGGCGGAGAAAGCTAACCAAAAGGAAGTCCGGCAGGGGCATCTGCGCATGTCATCAGCGGAACAAGATACTTTGGCGGCAGGTATTTCACTGCAGCGAGCTGCAACAGCCAGtccaatgatgatgagagaTGGCTACCAGAGGGTCGTAAAGGGCTACGAAGGCGAGCGGCCTCCGTCACCCAACCAAGATATCCTGAGCAGAATGCAGGAGGCTCGTTCGAACCATAGAAACGGCTCGCGTGACCGCATTCCTCGAGGTATCAACCTCCAACTCAAGCCTCTGGAACAGCAGGCTATGGGAGAAGTGACGTCTCCAGAACAGTCCGTTGCCTCTTCTACTCGCTTCCATTGGCCCTCAAGACGTCGTGGTCCGGGATCAGTCGCAAGCTCCATAACGTCTACATCAAGCGCGGGAAGGAGCCTACGGGCAAACCAGAGACATCGAGACGACTACATTCATAGCCTGGAAGCTGCCAATCACTACTCCAAGAGGAATCGTAGCCGTGGTGGAAGCACAGAGCGAGCTCGCGATTCATCCCGTGGCCGCCACGGCAGCCGGGAAAGACGCACAAAGTCGAGAGAAGCATCCGAGGAGCGCGGGCGAACCTCCGCACGAGCCTGGACAAAGCCCAAGAGATCACCAACCTCCCCTATTCCCATGTCTCCAGAGGACCTCGCCAACCTGAGTACACCCAAGTACTTTGACGTCGGCGACCCGGCTACAGCTAGGAAGTCAAGCGGTACCAAAGCAAAAACCGGCAGCAGAACCTCCAGTCGCGGCAGTCAACGCCGCAGTCCCGACGGCCGGGCTCGACCAGCTGCGCTGGACATTCGAGGCAGAACTCATGGGCAAGAAGACTCTCATCAACGATCTCCGTCGTCTCCCGTGCCCCTCTCGGCAACTGCGGCGTTACATTATCAAGGCtccgaagatgaagaggattTCAAAAAAGCCATGCAAGAGCAGGAAAGCTTTAGAGCGAAGCACAGCCGAAGCGCAAGCCGCGGCCTCAACTCTCCCATTGTTACTAAACGGGAAAGATCTGAGAGCCGTCGCAGAGAAGCCGCGGAGGCACTTGACACCCTTCCACCTCTTGTTGCCCATGCTCGTGCCGCGTCCACTGAGCACGCAGGAGACTTAAGACAGATGAAAGATGAGCGtcagaggaagaaggaacaAGCAGCCCGTGAGCTTGAAGAACGTCGAAAGTCACTTGCGAAAAGGCCACAGGCACCTCAGATCCCTCACCCAAACGAGatcaacaactccaacctACGAATTGGTGTTGAAATGGCTGACCCAAAAGACCTCGACGACTTGCCCCCTCGTTGTGCGACAGAGCCGCCAAAAAGCATGTATGCGAGAAGTGGCCCTCACATTGGCCTCCCAGCAACTCCGAAGGCCATGAGATTAATTCTTGAAGCCGAGAGTAGTAGCAAGATGAACATTGGTGCTCCAGAAGTGCCGCAAATACCGCCAAAGTACAGTCAAACTGAATCGGCCGGGCCATCACCACAAAAGGAAGAAAGTGTGCAGCCATTGACGTTGCTTCCATCCACGGTGTATCAACCACCACAGAAACTAGCCATACCTCGAAGCATGTCAGCCCCTATTCCCGACGAGCCCAGCCCAAACCGATATTCAAGAAAGGCCAGCGCTGGTGAAATCCGAGGTATCGACGAGGTAGTGCAAGGTGGACGACGCCGTTCACAGGAAGAAccagcaccgccgcctcctcctccagctccttcgGCACCACCAATGCTGAAAGAGCTACAGCACTTGGCCAttccaccgcctcctcctcctgctcctctGCCACATGCACAGAGATCACACAAAGGCGGAGCCCTCGCTTCAGGGATGATTGAGATTGtgatggatgaggatgacaaTGCCCCCATTGCTGCAGCCCCTAACGATGGCATGGTGCCCGTTCTTGCGCCACCAGCACCTCCCTCCAGGGGCCACAACCGCGGACGAAGTGTAGGGGATGGAAGCTTTACTGGACGGCTGTCGCGGACCGGAGAGCGCGTCAGGTCGGCGAGCCGCAGTCGCAAAGACTCCAGAGCGAGCATCAAGTCGCCACCGCTGGAGATTCCGGCGGATGGAGCCTACAGAGCGAGCATGCTTCGATCACCCGTTGCGGGAGTGCCTCCGCCAATGATGTATGATCCTGACGTGATTCGGTCTCCGATTGAGTCGAGTGGAAAACACATGTCGACCGGGTTGCACGAAAGCGAAATGTTTTAA